In Sander vitreus isolate 19-12246 chromosome 4, sanVit1, whole genome shotgun sequence, the genomic stretch tacgtaatAAGAAAGCTACGATACCGTGTGTTTTGTACTGGGATGTAACATTACTCACACAAGCAGCGGAGCTCGGCCGATAAAAAGATGCTGGATAAAAAACATCAGGGAAGATAATGTTACATGTGTTATGGAAcatagctaagctagctaggaTTTGGTCCGCCATCCAATTTGGTCTAAATCTTCTCAGATAACTTGTTTATGTACACAAATCAATCAGccccattttaaaaaaaatcagacacTCTGTTTCTGTGATCCTCAGATGTTTACTAAGTAATAAGTAGCTATACATGCTAACTAATCATGGTAGTTTGGGATGAAGAGTTCACTGCATGCTGAGGTAACCATGGCGACGAGGGTGATGAACTCTTTGAAGTCAATCTCCAGGTCTCCGTTCTGGTCAAGGTCTGCAACGAGCTTATCCAGAGTTTCATTCTCTTGAATTTTCTGTTCAGCAGGAAAATTGAATGAAAggcaatttaatttatttagcaAGACTAGAAGTATATAGCTACAGCAGTGACACCATACGGTCAACATGCTCATTACACAGCAGAATCCAAAATTGTTGAATGGAATTAAACTTTTGTCCTGAAGCTGGTGATACAATAATGTTGTTTGTTAATCCTCTGTTCATTTGTCATATTTTAGACTAAGCTGGTCAGCACAGCAGAAACTGTAACGTGTACATGTTATGTTAGCTTTAAGCTCGGTAAGTATCTGAGGCTTAACCTATAATAACACATCATAATGTATTAGTTACTTTATATTTtctattattaatctgaatctgcaaagtaactaaagctaacaaataaatatagtggagtgaaaagtaaaatattagcctccaaaatgtagtgaagtagatgtattaagtagcagaaaatgagaATACTTaactaaagtacaagtacctcaaaatctTTGTGTGGGCACTGCGTTTAGATAAATGGTGTTCGGATAGCCCCCGTGGGACCAGTGCAGGGAGCTTCCGGCAGAGCAGCCGAGGTCTGTGCACTGGCGCTTACAAGGGAATCCAAACACCGtttatctaaacacactgcccacacacagatgacacagagctagattttaatcagcaaaatatctctttaagcacagtacttgagtaaatgtggcCTACTTAGCTACATTCTGAGAACTCAACGTAGATGTGAAAATTACACGTTAGTTAAGAGTCTATTATCTTTAAGGGGTTTTTACAAGCATTATACAACTTACAGACGCTGCCATAAACATGCcaatttttacacttttacttccATAACTTACAATTATGAATTGACTCATTTCATTGTTAATAAGATCTTTAAGCTCTGCTTTCTTCAGCTTGCACTTGTGACCCGAGTATTTGTGGAAAACTTTGATAATAGTGACCATGCCCTCCTCCAGGTCTGACATATTCTTCTTTGAGGCCTGCAACAAACAATTTAAATCAAATCCCAATACACAATCATGTTTTACCCCCACCGGacctatgtattttttttatgaaatacatTGTAACACGATGCATCCACTTAACTTATAACATAGTTATTATCATCTAGGATTATTTGAAatgtatacaaataaaaacatttactcATTGAAACATTTAGTCTTTCTTACCTCCATTTGAAGAAACTCCTCTGTGTTGTAAGGATCCTACCGCTGATGGCTTGTGTCGACTGCCTCACCCAGTTTACTGTGAACACTAAAGTATTGATCaaccagaggggggggggttctcATCTGCTAAGCATTATGTAATGCACGACTAATGGATATCAGTGGTCAGAGCCATTTCTGCCAaaaatttgacatttgtttCCCTACGATAAGTCACACCCTTCTATTTTCTGGGAACTTTGGCTTTCTGATATTACACATAGAGAAGAGCCATGGCAACTGCTCATGTATGTATAGAGCAGAGGCAAGAGGGAAAAATAATGTATCCTTCGGTGAAAGACAACAGGAGTTCTAAGAGTGCAAGGGCAAATGGGGAAAAGGAACTGTCCAAATACACGGTCCACAATGTCCACAAACAACAATATTCCAGtttacattttatacaataatCCTGATCTATTGCATTCAGTAGCAGTGTACTAGACTACTGAATACAATAAATCAGCTGTTTGAATGTATTGAtgcaatttaaattaaaaagacgTGAATAAATATGTTTGCATTGTCTGCTCACATGCATGATAAGTTAAGTGTCCCACTTTACCAACAAAAGCAAAAACTTACACTTAGATGACAGATGGAGTTTATGTCGATATAAGTCGTTTAGTCTAAagatacaggtgctggtcatataattagaatatcatgaagaagttgatttatttcagtaattccattaaaaaagtgaaacttgtataatgtatacattcattccacacatactgatatatttcaagtgtttatttcttttaattgtgatgattataactgacaactaacgaaaaccccaaattcagcatctcagaaaattagaatattacttaagaccaatacaaaaataggatttttagaaatgttggccaactgaaaagtatgaacatgaaaagtatgagcatgtacagcactcaatacttagttggggctccttttgcctgaattactgcagcaatgcggcgtggcatggagtcgatcaggcTGTgtcactgctcaggtgttaggagagcccaggttgctctgatagtggccttcagctcttctgcattgttgggtctggagcatcgcatcatcctcttcacaatacctcATAGATTTTCTgaagggttaaggtcaggccagtttgctggccaattaagaacagggataccatggtccttaaaccaggtactggtagctttggcactgtgtgcaggtgccaagtcctgttggaaaatgaaatctgcatctccataaagttggtcagcagcaggaagcatgaagtgctctaaaacttcctggtagacggctgcgttgaccctggacctcagaaaacacagtggaccaagaccagcagatgacatggcacccccaaaccatcactgactgtggaaactttacactggacttgaagcaacgtggattctgtgtctctcctctcttcctccagactctgggaccttgatttccaaaggaaatacaacatttactttcatcagagaacataactttggaccactcagcagcagtccagtcctttttgtctttagcccaggcgagacgcttctgacgctgtgtcttgttcaagagtggcttgacacaaggaatgcgacagctgaaacccatgtcttgcttacgtttGTGcctggtggttcttgaagctctgactccagcagcagtccactctttgtgaatctcccccacattttttgaatgggttttgtttcacaatcctctccagggtgcggttatccctattgcttgtacactttttttctaccacatctttttccttcccttcgcctctctattaatgtgcttggacacagagctctgtgaacagccagcctctttagcaatgacctttggtgtcttgccctccttgaacaaggtgtcaatggtcgtcttttggtcttccccatgattgtgtagcctacagaactagactgagagaccatttaaaggcctttgcaggtgttatgagttaattagctgattagagtgtggcaccaggtgtcttcaatattgaaccttgtcacaatattctaattttctgagatactgaatttggggttttcattagttgtcagttctaatcatcaaaagtaaaagaaataaacacttgaaatatatcagtctgtatggaatgaatgtatacattatacaagtttcactttttgaatggaattactgaaataaatcaactttttcatgatattctaattatatgaccagcacctgtatatttgACGCCATGGGTGTGGTGTGAGTGACGTCATTGCTACTGGACCTGGCGTGTGCAGCTAGATGCTAGATCGGATCCGTTCGACGTCAAAGGCCGTGCCTCGTGGCCCGCCTTATTCTGCCTTATTTTGCATCTAATTGGCTTACTCTgttattcttaccctaaccaatccaTAAACTATATCGACCATTCTATCAGATCCTATTTAGGATCTACCCGCAGTCGTACGTTATTGACAATTATTTCCTGACTCGGAAGCTTGAATTTCACATTTGTATATGAACGCACCGCGGCTACATTTCCTGTTTTCTACGCCTTTGAAATGTTTTCCGTGCACTCTCTGATTGCGCTTCTGGCTTCACCTTTTGATTGTTGTCCTTAATGAGAAGACCGTTCGCCCTTCCTTCGAGAGGAAACTCGCACTGACGTAGCTAGCTAAAGAAACCACAGCAGACAGACCCCAGTGTTAACTAGGCGCGTTAATACCGCTGTTTTACAGAATCTCTCACATTCCTTTCACCTAAATTATCTGCGTTTGATTGACTGTAGGGCAGACAGGAAAACACAGCTACCGAGAGCTACAGACGAGAGGAAAATTAAACGGTGTGAAACCTGGGCTTTGGTAAGGTTTTAATCAtttcacagtgttttttttcctctgccgTTTTAAATGCCTTTGCTACATTATCTTTATCTTACCTCATAATTGCTAAGCTAAACCCTAGAAAATATTTTCACTGGGATGTCGAGAGCAGTAATATAGTTAGCTGACTGGAGTAATGTTGGGTGCAGTTACAAGTCAAAACAActaaattgacaaaaaaatgtgaggccttttttttccatctccaGAGAACATATTGCTACTGTATTATTTCTCTGACATTACTAATAGCCCTTAACAGTGTTTAGGTAGCACTCAGTAGTCACTTTCTACACACCGTATTgtgcttttttgtattttttttctcccagtatttttactttaagaggatgtacatttttgttattaagTTCTCTATACTTACTAAATAATTATTTGGAAATTGGGATTACTGAAGTGTTTTTGGAGAGGATGTGAGCTGCATATCTGTTAGGCATATGACTTCAGCAGAGCTGGTTTAAATCACATGCAAAGACCTGAAGCCCCTTTCCTCCCTcacacacttttttcataaatgccctgttttcattttgaggCTATAATTAGCTCGGTATGTGCAAGTGTGACctgcttcctctctttctctctcaaacacacagttTATGTCTCTACGTTGACTAAACCCTGTCATCTTTTCCTTCTGTTCAGGCATGGCTGATCTGCTGAGGCTGCTGCTCCGGGTGGCTGAGAAAGCAGCCAATGTGGCTCGGGTCTGCAGGCAGGAGGCTCCCCTCTTTCAGCTCCTGGTACAAGAGAAGACCGGAGATGACAAGAACAAGAAGTTTGTTCAGGACTTCAAGACGCTTGCGGACGTAGTGATCCAGGAGATGATCCGGCATGATGTTGGTGCTCAGGTACAAGAAGTCTGGACTAAAGTATGGACTGTCGGAATCAACTGGAGTTGAATTGTAACCATGTCTGTTCTTTTCTCAGTTCCCTGAGATGGCTAGCTACATTCATGGAGAGGAGTCcaacaagtttgaaaatgggCTTGGTAATGATTTGATATTGCACTTAACACACTACATGTTTATGTTCTCTTGTTAACTTTGAATTTTAATGACTTTAAGGTTAAAGCAGTTTGTCcaaatcactgttttttttggacAGATTAGGATTCTATTCAAGAAAAATCCCCAGATGGTTAAATGGTCTAGCATGTGTTAAGGGTCAGTTAGGGTCATGCAATGGAATATTATCAATCTAGAACTGATTCCTTCTGCTCCTGCAACAGTTTTCTGCAAAGGCTCTTAAGCAACTTTAATATTTCTTTCGAAAACACTATAAGAAATGTAAAATGGAAGTCATACATCTCAGTGTTGAAGCTGTGTGGCAACAATATTGGATTATCAACTGGGCAAAATGGGCACCTGCCCTGAGTCCCAGGGCATGTCAGTTGGACTTTGGTCTTTGGTGTTACATCGTTCTTCAATTAGTtgatattagggctgcaactaactattaACTAACGACCcgaagttttttattttttttggcttcTGACAGGAAATGACCTCTAATCTAAACCATGTGCTTCATACTGACTTTTAGGCATTTACAGCAAAGTTTTGGGATGCAGCTGAGCGCTGAAGAGTGAGTGAAACTGAAACAGAGAACCTGGTAATTACTAAAATAAGCTGGTGATTGTTTATCAGTTCAAAATATGATATACGATTAAGTGctgtattataataataataataataataatacaaaaaatcaCTCAGCCTTCTTATTGGTGGACTAAATACTAGAAGGACTAAAAATACACTCGACTTAATGATCTGCCCTTGAACCTCACAGCGACTGAAACATATTTCATCTAAAATAATCAGAACAAAAGGCCAACACATTAATGTGTCACTGTCCAAATATTTAAGCTCACCGCACATTGCACTGTGTAAATATTTAAAGTAATTTGTCGTAAAGTAATCAAATGAAACCTCGCCGACTCTGTGTCGACAGGAGAGAGCGTGACGGTCACAGTGTGCGGCACAGAGAAGGAGACCGCGGCGCTGCTGGCCACGGTGCTGGACGGTGATCACACAGCAGCGTCTCTGCTGGCTCGAGCCATCCACCAAGACCCAGCAACCATCGACGCCAACACAGACGGTCTGACGGTGCCCCTCAGCCTCTCTGAGCTTGGCATTTGGATCGACCCCATAGGTGAACGGCTTGCTGTTTTCCTGTGTGATGCAGTAAATTTATCCAGAAAACACTGCGGAAAGTGGAGCCTCACTGAGAACTGTTTGTCTCTTGTTTTTCATTGAAGATGCCACCAGCCAGTACATAGAGGGCCGAGAGGAGGTGCTGGAGGAGGGCCACCTGTCTCCTTCAGGTCTGCACTGTGCTTTGGTCCTAATCGGGGTTTATCTCCGGAGCACAGGCGAGCCCGTCATGGGTGTCATCAACCAGCCGTTCAACTACAAAGATCCAGCAGGTGGAGGGTAAGATGGAAAACAAAATCTGCAATGTGTCCTCTTCTAGAATGTTTTGTCCTCTCCATTTACAAACACGAGGGGGCAAAATATTAGAAATACACGCGGACAAGTCACACAAGTCTTTTGTgtatctgtactgtatgtaccttTCACATTCTCTGTCTTCATCTCTAGATCTCTTGTTCTTTGCCTCACAAGGCCACAACTCATATTGTGAGCGCAGTTTTTTCCAGTTTGAACCTGACCAGATACTCCGACTACATGTCCAATCAATCAGAAAACTGTGGGGCGTGTTTAGATGATAAGGTGACTTACTATCTAATGAAACTCCTGAACTTTGTGAAGAACTATGTAACAAAGTATTATAAAAATTGATTGCATGGCCAGCTTTTACCCTTAAGGCAGCTACAATCAATATTTCTATAATAACAAAGTATCAAATGACAATATGAAAGGAGTTGCTTGTAGTGATGAACatgcagagaattatcacctgaatgaatctgcagctcccttCGGCTTTACGGCGCTTTATAGTGACTTTCAGCTTATTGTTTAGCTGTCCAGTCCGTAACTTTAGTGCTTTGGTTCACTCTCGGATGCAGCAGGCAGCTCTACCTGCTTTGCACCGaatggcagacagacacatggcGACTAGCATTTAGTAAAGTATTCTGAACCTGCCACTAATTATTTGCGTTCACAGCTGGAAGGGGAAGCATTTCTGGGGGGTGTCCTGTGGGGGCATCAATGCCAGCTCAGTGCCCCGGCCCAAAGATGCACCTGGAGGGGGACTGTCTGTGGTGCTGAGCTCCAATGAGAAGCAGGTGGTAAAGGAAGCCCTGACCTCCCTGTGCAGCCCTGACAAGCTGATGTACGCCTCCGGAGCCGGCTACAAGATCCTGTGTGTCATTCAGGGCCTGGCGGATGTTTACGTCCTCTCAGAGGGCAGCACCTTTAAGTGGGACTCCTGCGCTCCTCACGCCCTGCTCCGAGCCCTCGGAGGGGGAGTGGTCGACCTGACTAAGTGTCTACAGCCCAGCCCTGGAGCACAGGATCAGCACACAGAACTGACCTATCACCAGCCGTACCCTGGAGGTAGAGGAGCAGACCGCTGGGCTAACCATGGCGGCCTGGTTGCTTATCGAGACTGTTCTCAGCTTCGCAGCATCATCGCTCCTCTGAAAGGCAAGCTGTAGTTGAAAGAGCAGTGGATGTAATCAGCACGAGCTGAAGCAATTATTGTTGCATATGCGCATATTCATGTTTTCTATATTAGTAGAGAGAAGGATGGGGGTACAGGATGAactattttaaatataaataatgtcttATTTTTAATCATATATTTGCAAGTGTATATTATGAGATGAACATCCGTTCTGGGCAAAATAATGTTTGGGGAAAAGAGTTTATGTTTTATGACAATTCAAACTATTGATGTGTCAGGGAGTGAAGGTCAAAGGGTGGAGTGACAGAAatagtttgggaaccactgatctacGTACATCATACCAGATGTGTGGGACTTGTCACATGGGACAATGCGATACACAGCAGAAAGTTCCGACAATCACGAGAATGTTTCTCACTCAGTTGCACTGTTAACTTGTATGAGGGACAAGCAGTACAGCTGTGAAGATTCAATATTTCCTCCtcgcagctaaaaaaaaaagtaagcatTATTTGGGAATTTTGTTGAGCTCAGGCCTGATAAGTACTTATTAAACATAGCTAAGCTGTGTAACAGTTTGTCTACATGTTGCATGACGAACGGTCATGAAGGAACAGTGCTCACTGCTGGACAGCTAAGGACTGAGCACTGCCAGAGAAAAGGTAATGTGGCATCACAAGACTGCTTCTGACTGATCGGATTGGACTTAAGCAGTCTAAATTGCAGTTATAAGCAATATTACAAATTTTCCACCCTACCTAACCTGTAAAAGATTACAAGTTAAATGAGACTCAAATCAAGCCGTGTCCAGGAATCTGCACCTCTCTGAAACAACTCCTTTTAAGGAGCAGAGGGATTGACGTGTCCTGTCCTCGCTCCATGCCATAACACCATTAGTTAACAAGGTCAGAGAATGGAAAAGCCATATGAGGTAAAACAGGGACGCAGAGCCCTTTTCAGTGTGGGTTTACAGCAAAATGAAATCTTGAAGGATGGGACCTATGCAGGCTAACATGCTCCTCTAAGGGACTGAAACAGATTCTCATTAAGATGTTTGTAATGACACATGTACCCTTACTTTCATTGTCACTGTATGTTTAAAATGGTATAACTTTGATATTCATTATTAAATGGCTGATAAATCCTTAATGTATGGGCCTACTGAGCATAAAACAGAGAAGCAATGTGCATATAGGAAATcctctttattttgaaaaccagaGAAAGCAGGGGAAAGAAACCCAACAGTGATATTTTAAAATGGTTTGCCAGCCAGGGAACTTACCTCATAATTCcctcaaaaaaaaaaccctgatgattgtctgattatttttttttgcaatacttCTGCATATTCTGTTAaaagttggaaaatgaaatctgaagTGTTGACTCTTTCATCGACCTCTTGGACTTCAACCTGCTACCTTAACGTACAGCACAACATTCTCAAGTCAAGGTGGATGTGTGGAAAACAAAGCACTCTGCTCAACGTGGGTATAGCGGTTAGTCCAGTTTTCCAGACAGGGCTGATTCCGATATTTGATgatctgaagaaaaaaactttgataatAAAAGCCTAAATAAGTATGTAAGATGAAaaattgtatgttgaaaaaaaaaaaaaatctgcaacaAATTAATCTGATTTGTGAATGAAATATTTGATCAAAGTCAATTTTAGTTTTCTGATTATCACACAGTAACGATCTGAATCCTGCCcaattgaaaaaatatatatatatattttaaggcCTCATAGTTCTGTCCAAACCTTCCTTTATACTATCAAATGCTATCTGGTTTTTCACCAGAATGAAAATAAATCCAGAattagttttacattttgagtTGGTTTCATTTAAAAGGGCCCTTTTAGTTGACGACTCAAACCATGTCTGGGAGACTTGTGAAATGCATACAAAAGAAAAGCTATTTgacagataaaaacaaacatggcaaacttaatgacctgcttcaatGAGCTCAAACATTTGCACCAAAGCTTCATCTTTTCAAGCTACCAGACAAACCTGCATTATGAAGTACAATGCCAGAAGATAGTTCTGATACTTGGGTACCCGAGTGATGAAcaattacttctttttttttcctctttaaaaTTTTTCTCACTCATTTAACATTCA encodes the following:
- the LOC144517463 gene encoding protein S100-B-like → MEASKKNMSDLEEGMVTIIKVFHKYSGHKCKLKKAELKDLINNEMSQFIIKIQENETLDKLVADLDQNGDLEIDFKEFITLVAMVTSACSELFIPNYHD
- the inpp1 gene encoding inositol polyphosphate 1-phosphatase, whose amino-acid sequence is MADLLRLLLRVAEKAANVARVCRQEAPLFQLLVQEKTGDDKNKKFVQDFKTLADVVIQEMIRHDVGAQFPEMASYIHGEESNKFENGLGESVTVTVCGTEKETAALLATVLDGDHTAASLLARAIHQDPATIDANTDGLTVPLSLSELGIWIDPIDATSQYIEGREEVLEEGHLSPSGLHCALVLIGVYLRSTGEPVMGVINQPFNYKDPAGGGWKGKHFWGVSCGGINASSVPRPKDAPGGGLSVVLSSNEKQVVKEALTSLCSPDKLMYASGAGYKILCVIQGLADVYVLSEGSTFKWDSCAPHALLRALGGGVVDLTKCLQPSPGAQDQHTELTYHQPYPGGRGADRWANHGGLVAYRDCSQLRSIIAPLKGKL